The sequence below is a genomic window from Mesotoga infera.
TTCGGAGTGCTTATGGGTGGTGCAAGCGATGCAAAGGCTCGTTTCATAAGGGGAGCGTTTTTCACCCTGGGAATGTCAATTTTCTTCTTCATACTTGGAATCGGAGCAACGGGACTTGGGACGTTCATCAGGCAGAATGTTGTCATGATGAATATCATCTCTGGAAGTCTCTTCATTCTCTTCGCATTCCTCTATCTCTTTGAAATTGGCCTCAAGGGAGTGAATTTGAACGTCTGGAAGTTTGGCGGGTCTGCTGTAAGCGGTTTTGTCCTGGGTGCAGTACTCGGCCTCGTATGGGTACCCTGTGCCGGTCCCATACTTGGATCGATTCTCGTTTTGGCAGCCAATCAATCTGCGATTGCAGAGGGTGGTCTTATGTTGTTGGTCTATTCGCTCGGCCTAAGCATTCCCTTCCTTACGCTCAGCGGTCTTGTGGCAAAACTTACTTCCAAGATTTCGTTTGGCGGCGAGAGCAAATGGAGGAAGGTCGTGAAGGTGGCGGTCTTCGTTGTTCTACTTGCGGCGGGACTCCTCACTATGACAGGAAACCTAAATCTATTACAGTTCGCAACGGGAGGTTGA
It includes:
- a CDS encoding cytochrome c biogenesis protein CcdA; this encodes MNELTSVATGTLGLSPMISPIVTTSVTYGSAFLGGLLSFFSPCILPLIPVFFGVLMGGASDAKARFIRGAFFTLGMSIFFFILGIGATGLGTFIRQNVVMMNIISGSLFILFAFLYLFEIGLKGVNLNVWKFGGSAVSGFVLGAVLGLVWVPCAGPILGSILVLAANQSAIAEGGLMLLVYSLGLSIPFLTLSGLVAKLTSKISFGGESKWRKVVKVAVFVVLLAAGLLTMTGNLNLLQFATGG